In Caldisericota bacterium, one DNA window encodes the following:
- a CDS encoding purine-nucleoside phosphorylase, with the protein MKTYAEFVKDKINFKADFAIIIGSGLSSILDKVQIVKKISYQEIPRYPVSTVAGHTGELIFGTLSGKNILIFNGRVHFYEGYSMREITSSVYLAHATGANNIIITNAAGAVNTALNVGDIMLIRDHVNFIFADNPLREEKGNERFVDLINAYDKEYRAKVAEIARKKRINVKEGVYCAVAGPNYETMAELTLMNRLGIDAVGMSTVPEVIVARYLKMKVLGFSCITDSVFVDGKVTHEKVLDMASRCGKNISCLIEEFLKEI; encoded by the coding sequence ATGAAAACTTATGCTGAATTTGTCAAAGATAAAATAAATTTTAAAGCCGATTTTGCCATTATTATTGGGTCAGGCCTTTCATCGATTCTTGACAAAGTGCAAATTGTTAAAAAAATTTCTTATCAAGAAATTCCAAGGTATCCTGTGTCAACAGTGGCGGGACATACAGGAGAGCTTATTTTTGGAACTCTTTCCGGGAAAAATATTTTGATTTTTAATGGAAGAGTGCATTTTTATGAAGGTTATAGTATGAGAGAAATTACCTCAAGCGTGTATCTTGCCCATGCGACTGGCGCTAATAATATAATTATAACAAACGCAGCTGGTGCCGTGAATACTGCATTGAATGTAGGCGATATTATGCTGATCAGGGATCATGTTAACTTCATTTTTGCGGACAATCCTTTGCGTGAAGAAAAAGGAAATGAGCGTTTTGTAGACTTGATCAACGCATATGATAAAGAATATCGGGCAAAAGTAGCTGAAATTGCCCGTAAAAAAAGAATAAATGTAAAAGAAGGTGTTTATTGTGCTGTGGCTGGCCCCAATTATGAGACAATGGCAGAACTTACTCTTATGAATCGGCTTGGAATTGATGCAGTGGGAATGTCTACAGTACCCGAAGTGATTGTTGCACGATATCTCAAAATGAAGGTGTTGGGTTTTTCCTGCATTACAGATAGTGTGTTTGTAGATGGTAAGGTGACGCATGAAAAAGTTTTAGATATGGCTAGTCGTTGTGGCAAAAATATATCTTGTTTAATTGAAGAATTTCTTAAGGAGATATGA